A region of Paralichthys olivaceus isolate ysfri-2021 chromosome 24, ASM2471397v2, whole genome shotgun sequence DNA encodes the following proteins:
- the LOC138407061 gene encoding uncharacterized protein isoform X3, whose amino-acid sequence MCKLCKYSYYIFVNITLKSVLYFGQVIMKKTLNIFPGQQTVSFRKGPSGHLRQDPSDEAMRIKNNPSLQDKSAPQSHQLVRTNALTLVFQRGGDVSDRVEVMGEYLLQFGKYKGKSFKWLLENDVGYTIFLMKKVEEEEREGTFNPQGHAKESLLSFLDYASSFQDIMDLRAYLSSRKPSSPVASEGDNIVGFGARARDTWRKIWETRADGYAAFILGVKCVKNNKMYNLQQYLLSQQRAETCPPPAEVPTTLASSTSLASTTLVMEEDVELEREMRHLSPSKYNIEPRPSAVLPKVTDESQTTGTHVSATVHQELWQQLPLCPDVARRLNPLGLLQKKPKPPCQSLLSSLLLLLNLE is encoded by the exons ATGTGCAAATTGTGTAAATATTCctattatatatttgtaaatATTACTCTAAAATCTGTATTGTACTTTGGACAGGTGATAATGAAGAAGACATTGAATATCTTCCCTGGACAACAGACAGTATCCTTCAGGAAGGGTCCATCTGGACATCTGCGACAGGATCCCAGTGATGAGGCCATGAGGATCAAAAACAATCCCTCCCTTCAGGACAAGTCTGCCCCTCAGAGTCACCAGCTCGTGAGGACCAACGCCCTCACTCTTGTCTTTCAGCGAGGAGGGGATGTATCAGACCGCGTGGAGGTGATGGGGGAGTATTTGCTCCAGTTTGGCAAATACAAGGGAAAATCCTTCAAGTGGCTCCTGGAGAATGACGTCGGCTACACCATCTTCCTGATGAAAAAggttgaagaggaggagagagaggggacctTCAATCCCCAGGGACATGCCAAGGAGAGCCTCCTGTCATTTCTGGACTATGCAAGTAGCTTCCAGGACATCATGGACCTGCGGGCGTACCTGTCCTCCAGGAAGCCTTCCTCACCAGTGGCATCTGAGGGGGACAACATCGTGGGCTTTGGAGCCAGGGCCAGAGACACTTGGAGGAAGATCTGGGAGACAAGAGCTGACGGCTATGCTGCATTTATCCTGGGTGTAAAGTGCGTCAAGAACAATAAAATGTACAACTTGCAGCAGTACCTTCTGAGCCAACAAAGGGCTGAGACCTGTCCACCCCCTGCAGAAGTCCCCACAACATTAGCCTCCTCCACCTCGCTGGCATCTACCACACTTG TGATGGAAGAGGACGttgagctggagagagaaatgCGACATCTATCACCATCTAAATATAACATTGAACCAA GGCCTTCAGCAGTACTTCCCAAAGTCACAGATGAATCTCAAACAACAG GAACACATGTGTCAGCAACGGTG CACCAAGAGCTATGGCAACAACTGCCACTGTGTCCAGATGTGGCGAGACGGTTGAACCCACTCGGATTGCTTCAGAAAAAG CCAAAACCACCTTGCCAGTCCCTCCTCAGCTCCTTGCTATTGCTGCTCAACTTGGAATAG
- the LOC138407061 gene encoding uncharacterized protein isoform X1 translates to MCKLCKYSYYIFVNITLKSVLYFGQVIMKKTLNIFPGQQTVSFRKGPSGHLRQDPSDEAMRIKNNPSLQDKSAPQSHQLVRTNALTLVFQRGGDVSDRVEVMGEYLLQFGKYKGKSFKWLLENDVGYTIFLMKKVEEEEREGTFNPQGHAKESLLSFLDYASSFQDIMDLRAYLSSRKPSSPVASEGDNIVGFGARARDTWRKIWETRADGYAAFILGVKCVKNNKMYNLQQYLLSQQRAETCPPPAEVPTTLASSTSLASTTLVMEEDVELEREMRHLSPSKYNIEPRPSAVLPKVTDESQTTGFSPPEWNKSAVLSAHLTIHEFPIGQRVCCFGHVLACSDVCLFISFVVLAMFRPVLMPVFSHEFKEHMCQQRCTKSYGNNCHCVQMWRDG, encoded by the exons ATGTGCAAATTGTGTAAATATTCctattatatatttgtaaatATTACTCTAAAATCTGTATTGTACTTTGGACAGGTGATAATGAAGAAGACATTGAATATCTTCCCTGGACAACAGACAGTATCCTTCAGGAAGGGTCCATCTGGACATCTGCGACAGGATCCCAGTGATGAGGCCATGAGGATCAAAAACAATCCCTCCCTTCAGGACAAGTCTGCCCCTCAGAGTCACCAGCTCGTGAGGACCAACGCCCTCACTCTTGTCTTTCAGCGAGGAGGGGATGTATCAGACCGCGTGGAGGTGATGGGGGAGTATTTGCTCCAGTTTGGCAAATACAAGGGAAAATCCTTCAAGTGGCTCCTGGAGAATGACGTCGGCTACACCATCTTCCTGATGAAAAAggttgaagaggaggagagagaggggacctTCAATCCCCAGGGACATGCCAAGGAGAGCCTCCTGTCATTTCTGGACTATGCAAGTAGCTTCCAGGACATCATGGACCTGCGGGCGTACCTGTCCTCCAGGAAGCCTTCCTCACCAGTGGCATCTGAGGGGGACAACATCGTGGGCTTTGGAGCCAGGGCCAGAGACACTTGGAGGAAGATCTGGGAGACAAGAGCTGACGGCTATGCTGCATTTATCCTGGGTGTAAAGTGCGTCAAGAACAATAAAATGTACAACTTGCAGCAGTACCTTCTGAGCCAACAAAGGGCTGAGACCTGTCCACCCCCTGCAGAAGTCCCCACAACATTAGCCTCCTCCACCTCGCTGGCATCTACCACACTTG TGATGGAAGAGGACGttgagctggagagagaaatgCGACATCTATCACCATCTAAATATAACATTGAACCAA GGCCTTCAGCAGTACTTCCCAAAGTCACAGATGAATCTCAAACAACAGGTTTTTCTCCCCCTGAGTGGAATAAGAGTGCTGTGTTGTCCGCACACTTGACCATCCATGAATTTCCCATTGGTCAACGCGTGTGTTGTTTCGGCCATGTTCTGGCCTGTTCTGATGTGTGCCTTTTTATCTCGTTCGTTGTTCTGGCCATGTTCCGGCCTGTTCTGATGCCTGTGTTCTCCCATGAATTTAAGGAACACATGTGTCAGCAACGGTG CACCAAGAGCTATGGCAACAACTGCCACTGTGTCCAGATGTGGCGAGACGGTTGA
- the LOC138407061 gene encoding uncharacterized protein isoform X2 — MKKTLNIFPGQQTVSFRKGPSGHLRQDPSDEAMRIKNNPSLQDKSAPQSHQLVRTNALTLVFQRGGDVSDRVEVMGEYLLQFGKYKGKSFKWLLENDVGYTIFLMKKVEEEEREGTFNPQGHAKESLLSFLDYASSFQDIMDLRAYLSSRKPSSPVASEGDNIVGFGARARDTWRKIWETRADGYAAFILGVKCVKNNKMYNLQQYLLSQQRAETCPPPAEVPTTLASSTSLASTTLVMEEDVELEREMRHLSPSKYNIEPRPSAVLPKVTDESQTTGFSPPEWNKSAVLSAHLTIHEFPIGQRVCCFGHVLACSDVCLFISFVVLAMFRPVLMPVFSHEFKEHMCQQRCTKSYGNNCHCVQMWRDG; from the exons ATGAAGAAGACATTGAATATCTTCCCTGGACAACAGACAGTATCCTTCAGGAAGGGTCCATCTGGACATCTGCGACAGGATCCCAGTGATGAGGCCATGAGGATCAAAAACAATCCCTCCCTTCAGGACAAGTCTGCCCCTCAGAGTCACCAGCTCGTGAGGACCAACGCCCTCACTCTTGTCTTTCAGCGAGGAGGGGATGTATCAGACCGCGTGGAGGTGATGGGGGAGTATTTGCTCCAGTTTGGCAAATACAAGGGAAAATCCTTCAAGTGGCTCCTGGAGAATGACGTCGGCTACACCATCTTCCTGATGAAAAAggttgaagaggaggagagagaggggacctTCAATCCCCAGGGACATGCCAAGGAGAGCCTCCTGTCATTTCTGGACTATGCAAGTAGCTTCCAGGACATCATGGACCTGCGGGCGTACCTGTCCTCCAGGAAGCCTTCCTCACCAGTGGCATCTGAGGGGGACAACATCGTGGGCTTTGGAGCCAGGGCCAGAGACACTTGGAGGAAGATCTGGGAGACAAGAGCTGACGGCTATGCTGCATTTATCCTGGGTGTAAAGTGCGTCAAGAACAATAAAATGTACAACTTGCAGCAGTACCTTCTGAGCCAACAAAGGGCTGAGACCTGTCCACCCCCTGCAGAAGTCCCCACAACATTAGCCTCCTCCACCTCGCTGGCATCTACCACACTTG TGATGGAAGAGGACGttgagctggagagagaaatgCGACATCTATCACCATCTAAATATAACATTGAACCAA GGCCTTCAGCAGTACTTCCCAAAGTCACAGATGAATCTCAAACAACAGGTTTTTCTCCCCCTGAGTGGAATAAGAGTGCTGTGTTGTCCGCACACTTGACCATCCATGAATTTCCCATTGGTCAACGCGTGTGTTGTTTCGGCCATGTTCTGGCCTGTTCTGATGTGTGCCTTTTTATCTCGTTCGTTGTTCTGGCCATGTTCCGGCCTGTTCTGATGCCTGTGTTCTCCCATGAATTTAAGGAACACATGTGTCAGCAACGGTG CACCAAGAGCTATGGCAACAACTGCCACTGTGTCCAGATGTGGCGAGACGGTTGA